The Sebastes umbrosus isolate fSebUmb1 chromosome 19, fSebUmb1.pri, whole genome shotgun sequence genome has a segment encoding these proteins:
- the LOC119477834 gene encoding liver-expressed antimicrobial peptide 2-like codes for MRTLREKIVVLSVLVTLICAIQVDSLPVPKDWNGLIQRTKRSLLWRWNSMKPVGASCRDHLECGTKYCRRSICTFWSST; via the exons ATGAGGACTCTTCGGGAAAAAATCGTTGTTCTCTCAGTTCTTGTGACTCTGATCTGTGCCATTCAG GTCGATTCACTGCCCGTACCTAAAGACTGGAATGGTCTGATCCAGCGGACCAAACGGTCGCTCCTGTGGCGTTGGAACAGCATGAAGCCCGTGGGTGCCAGCTGCAGGGATCACTTGGAGTGTGGAACAAAATACTGCAG GAGAAGTATTTGTACCTTCTGGAGCTCCACCTGA
- the LOC119477827 gene encoding iporin: MIGASSLSGDTLIACHFPVVQLPTWQLPVQALCGSAKRPGRLCSVGLTRAVSLPERDSLHREHAFAGGRRPFSSSYGSLNEDRAEEEGGSDSSGRYDSNSSPEETSSHLKKESSGARDSLRSRNSFLPNTELDEDEEDEDSDGDNLHRYHEDSSFVLHGNSNWPRNNGARNHTMSHGDSEWGNEGTMLGTKSDQEWLSNQPRQPGSLQTECFHVSRSGITVVAFGEQDSDRLKDNMSCCIHKCSPELFSNSHAEYVSDSSCNSSDGVLVNFCTIYNRSNNPATPNDLSSPVVHPYPSSEGSVFLNLQPVAQTPAEDLQQDDMTVNSPPKEEVDVTPPASCWSPQGLDSNCNLYSLEPLPPGLSSLEVSDLAACLQSQATLAMGTNQKYYKLVTCDLSSQSPSPAWSSLTSCPEGQSRSSHFHPSEHLFEDHKKEEQHKEAEKEKEDHQNEKRFSSAQCSAGFDRPQFQTYDYQVATTSTEKALCRKKHTDSIQNLSHTPCSLCPSQCSPQSSECQGTSAASTRPSVILHQDHCDTDATEKGACSLENAVVRYSKAQRPTSLPIQPFVLVPTGKPQTQHLGCLLEQYINQKSSKSGSSQPGLKFKAKSSQCFSNLQPSPMGNRCPVFLEAPSSSDTCSTCTPSPECFSRRRAWSQPCRSQGCPSLCTLNCSLDPTHSSPTPRLVQDKTSPYSGKTTNFSAPNQTNLVKIPTYQDLINLTPEQSHANTEPKSPTYHPLVSHTPPTLLLTTDARHPNLQVSLSPPATVQPDKKLPQHRAAPAADAGFFRGGFTAALSSVAPLSSLSCLLSLAASGLQMQDSTGKPSQSQHSDSLILSDRPPTEFCLSPDTSYESMSISHLQRRGLLRSVSRAVDLIMAHFGSSRDPEEKMRLGNSSRSPTIGGLVLEHLCPAIQNILEDGLRDHKLDLIIGQRRNHSWSVVEVSTRIGPSTRVLHSLVSKIRQCPQLASHCMRLRAFIMGLLNLRALEFWLSHLQSQKDVVTAYYHSWGFLFMSLGQCQPMFQELLLLLQPLSVMPFDLNLLLEPRLLRNRQLCSEEEQGVSPPPPCSALLVTSWPLLQADKKVDSSQQTKISQQTALHRQESLSFQKQDCVGMQANRSPLAPIPEWWPKEPDLMDGMDEGEDCSHNYADTWSQISMDSRQEERTGEKDNGTPIASTCVQTESPCLGGLRWAKLFGAADTSTRTESVSQSHSGVQTKRCRRPSQWLHFDRSQLGLLAQSIRSMKL; this comes from the exons ATGATTGGAGCATCCAGTCTCTCAGGGGACACCCTAATAGCGTGCCACTTCCCTGTGGTTCAGCTCCCCACTTGGCAACTTCCTGTCCAGGCCCTGTGCGGCTCAGCCAAGAGGCCCGGCCGGCTGTGCTCAGTAGGCCTGACCCGAGCTGTGTCCCTCCCAGAGCGAGACTCGCTGCACCGAGAGCATGCCTTCGCAGGCGGGCGCAGACCTTTTTCCAGCAGCTACGGTAGTCTCAACGAGGACCgagcggaggaggaggggggcagCGACAGCAGCGGGAGGTACGACTCCAACTCGTCACCGGAGGAGACGAGTTCCCATCTGAAGAAGGAAAGTTCTGGAGCTAGAGACAGCCTGCGGTCACGCAACTCATTCCTTCCCAATACAGAGCTagatgaggatgaggaagatgaagatAGTGATGGCGATAATCTACACCGATATCACGAGGACTCCTCTTTTGTGCTGCATGGAAATTCCAACTGGCCTCGAAATAATGGTGCCAGAAATCACACAATGTCCCACGGGGACAGCGAATGGGGCAATGAAGGGACCATGCTGGGTACGAAGAGTGACCAGGAGTGGCTCTCTAACCAGCCTCGCCAGCCGGGCTCACTGCAGACTGAATGCTTTCATGTGAGCAGATCTGGCATCACAGTGGTGGCTTTTGGCGAGCAAGACTCAGACAGACTGAAGGATAACATGTCCTGCTGCATCCACAAATGTTCCCCAGAGCTGTTCTCCAACAGCCACGCAGAGTATGTCAGCGACTCTTCCTGTAACAGCTCTGACGGCGTCTTGGTTAACTTCTGCACCATCTATAACAGGAGCAACAACCCTGCCACGCCGAACGACCTCAGCAGTCCCGTGGTTCACCCCTATCCGTCATCTGAGGGATCCGTGTTCCTCAACCTTCAACCCGTTGCTCAGACTCCAGCCGAGGACCTCCAACAGGATGACATGACGGTTAACTCTCCCCCTAAAGAGGAGGTCGACGTGACACCCCCCGCTTCCTGCTGGTCTCCTCAGGGCCTCGACTCTAACTGCAATCTTTACTCCCTGGAGCCGCTACCCCCGGGTCTCTCCTCGCTGGAGGTGTCAGACCTGGCCGCCTGCCTCCAAAGCCAGGCCACATTAGCTATGGGGACCAACCAGAAGTACTACAAGCTTGTGACCTGTGACCTCTCCTCCCAGTCGCCTAGCCCAGCCTGGTCCAGCCTCACCAGCTGCCCCGAGGGTCAGAGCAGAAGTAGCCACTTCCATCCCTCTGAGCACCTCTTTGAGGATCATAAGAAAGAAGAACAACACAAAGAAGCAGAGAAG GAGAAAGAGGATCACCAGAATGAGAAGAGGTTCTCCTCCGCACAGTGCAGCGCCGGGTTTGATCGCCCTCAGTTTCAGACCTATGATTACCAAGTTGCCACCACCTCCACTGAGAAAGCCCTCTGCAGGAAGAAACATACAGACAGCATCCAAAACCTCTCCCACACGCCTTGTTCGCTGTGCCCCAGCCAGTGTAGCCCACAAAGCAGTGAATGCCAAGGCACAAGCGCTGCGTCCACACGGCCATCTGTGATTCTGCACCAGGATCACTGTGATACTGATGCTACTGAGAAGG GAGCATGTTCATTGGAAAATGCAGTGGTGCGCTACAGTAAAGCCCAGAGACCAACCTCGCTGCCCATCCAGCCCTTTGTTCTGGTCCCCACAGGCAAACCCCAGACCCAGCACCTGGGCTGTCTTCTGGAGCAGTACATAAACCAGAAGAGCAGCAAGTCTGGTAGCTCCCAACCGGGCCTCAAGTTCAAGGCCAAAAGCAGCCAGTGCTTTTCTAATCTTCAGCCGTCACCGATGGGCAACCGCTGCCCCGTCTTCCTGGAGGCTCCGTCGAGCTCTGACACCTGCTCCACCTGCACGCCGAGCCCAGAGTGCTTCAGCCGCAGACGGGCATGGAGCCAGCCCTGCAGAAGCCAAGGATGCCCAAGTCTGTGTACATTAAACTGCAGCCTAGATCCAACTCACAGCAGCCCAACGCCCAGACTGGTTCAAGATAAAACAAGCCCATACTCAGGCAAAACTACCAATTTTTCAGCCCCAAATCAGACCAACCTTGTAAAAATTCCCACCTACCAGGACCTTATTAACCTCACCCCTGAGCAGAGCCATGCCAACACTGAGCCCAAAAGTCCCACCTACCATCCACTAGTCTCCCATACACCGCCCACTTTACTCCTAACCACTGACGCCCGTCACCCAAACCTGCAGGTGTCCCTGTCTCCTCCCGCAACCGTACAACCAGACAAGAAGCTCCCTCAGCACCGGGCTGCACCTGCAGCTGACGCCGGCTTTTTTCGCGGCGGTTTTACAGCTGCCCTCTCCTCGGtagctcctctctcttctctgagTTGTCTGCTTTCTTTAGCTGCTTCCGGGCTGCAAATGCAGGACTCTACTGGGAAGCCGAGTCAGAGTCAACACAGTGACTCTCTGATCCTGAGCGACAGGCCGCCCACAGAGTTCTGCCTCTCGCCCGACACGTCTTATGAGTCCATGTCTATCAGCCACCtacagaggagag GTTTGCTGAGGTCTGTGAGCAGGGCGGTGGATTTGATCATGGCTCATTTTGGCAGCAGCAGAGACCCTGAAGAAAAG ATGCGTCTGGGTAACAGCTCTCGCAGTCCCACAATAGGCGGTCTGGTCCTGGAACATTTGTGTCCGGCGATCCAGAATATTTTAGAGGACGGTCTTAGGGATCACAAATTGGATCTCATCATCGGGCAGCGCCGCAACCACTCCTGGAGCGTGGTGGAGGTCTCTACTAGAATCG GTCCATCCACCAGGGTCCTTCACAGCCTGGTCTCCAAAATCAGACAATGTCCCCAGCTCGCCAGCCACTGCATGAGACTGAGAGCCTTCATCATGGGCCTGCTTAA CTTGAGAGCTTTGGAGTTCTGGCTCAGTCACCTTCAGAGTCAAAAAG ATGTGGTGACAGCATACTACCATTCTTGGGGGTTCCTGTTCATGTCACTGGGTCAGTGTCAGCCCATGTTTCAGGAGCTGCTACTTCTGCTGCAGCCGCTCTCCGTGATGCCCTTTGACCTCAACTTGCTCCTGGAGCCCCGACTGTTACGCAACAGACAGCTGTGTTCGGAGGAGGAGCAGGGTGTTTCTCCACCTCCGCCGTGCTCGGCCCTCCTGGTGACCAGCTGGCCACTACTGCAAGCTGACAAAAAGGTGGACAGCAGTCAGCAAACTAAGATTTCACAGCAGACTGCTCTGCATCGCCAAGAGTCTCTCAGTTTTCAGAAGCAGGATTGCGTAGGGATGCAGGCTAACAGGAGTCCATTAGCGCCTATTCCAGAGTGGTGGCCGAAAGAGCCCGACCTTATGGATGGTATGGATGAAGGGGAGGACTGCAGCCATAATTATGCAGATACTTGGTCCCAAATAAGTATGGACAGCAGGCAAGAAGAGAGGACGGGAGAGAAAGACAATGGGACCCCAATTGCGTCCACTTGTGTCCAGACTGAGAGTCCATGTCTGGGCGGGCTGCGCTGGGCCAAACTGTTCGGAGCAGCTGATACGTCCACCAGGACAGAGAGCGTCTCTCAGAGTCACAGTGGAGTACAAACCAAAAG GTGCAGGCGACCGTCGCAGTGGCTGCATTTTGACAGATCGCAGCTTGGACTGTTGGCTCAATCCATCAGGTCAATGAAGCTATGA